Part of the Aureitalea marina genome, TTGATGCTGGGGATACAAACAATGTTCTGAAAAACGCACCACATACCCAGGCCATGGTAACAGCTGACGTTTGGGAACTACCTTACAACAGACAGAAAGCAGCCTTCCCACTGGATTATGTTGCCGACAATAAGTTCTGGCCAAGTGTTAGACGTGTGGATGATGCCTATGGGGACAGAAACCTGATTTGCAGCTGCGAACCTATAGAAGCTTATATGGAAGCCTAAATTAGGCCTAAACATAACAGGGTAGTGCTGGAATTTGGGTATTTTTACGAAAATTGCTAGCTCATGGGTATTATCATTTCAGGTACCGGTTCCTACCTTCCTCAGAAGGTTACTACTAACGAAGGCTTCGAAGATCATAACTTCTATCAGCAGGATGGATCTCCATTTGGATCGGAGAACACCAGAATCATTGAAAAGTTTGAAGCAATAACGGGTATCTCGGAACGGAGATATCTGGCCGATAATATGGTCACATCCGAGATCGCCTACAGGGCAGCTGATAGGGCTATTGCAGACGCAGAAATCGATGCGGAAACCCTGGACTACATCATCGTTGCCCACAACTACGGAGATGTCAAACACGGCACCCAGCAAAGTGATACGGTTCCCAGCCTAGGTTCGCGGGTAAAGCATTTGCTACGGATCAAGAATCCGAGCTGTGTGGCCTATGATATTCTCTTTGGGTGCCCGGGCTGGGTTGAGGGTATTATACAGGCACAAGCATTTATTCGATCAGGTATGGCGAAACGCTGTCTGGTCATCGGGGCCGAATCCCTTTCCCGGGTGATCGACAAGCACGACAGAGATTCTATGATCTACAGTGATGGTGCCGGAGCTTGTATTGTTGAAGAATCCACAAGCGGAGATAATGGAATCCTCAGTTTTGAAAGTGCCACCTTTACATATGATGAGGCTCATTTCATATACTTTGGTGAATCCAATAACCAAGATGTCAGTGACGCACGACGCTACATTAAGATGTACGGCAGAAGGATCTATGAATTTGCCATTACTCATGTTCCGACCGCAATGAAGAGCTGCCTGGATAAAAGTGGATTACCAATTGACCAATTGCACAAGGTATTTATACACCAGGCTAACGAGAAAATGGACGAAGCCATCATTAAACGCTTTTATCAACTCTACGGCAAGGACACACCTACTGATGTCATGCCCATGACCATCGAAAAATTGGGCAATTCCAGTGTAGCCACTGTACCCACGCTTTATGACATGGTGCGCAGAGGTGAATTGGAGGGACATTCCGTGAAGCCAGGCGATGTCATACTGTTTGCCAGTGTGGGAGCCGGAATGAACATCAATGCCATAGTCTACCGCGTCTGATATGTACGACAGCACCTACCCGAAAAAGAGATATCAGCATACCCTTAAGTTTCTCAAAGAACATATCAATAAGGAGGAACGCATACTCGATCTGGGGGTGAGTAATCCATTTTCGGAAATTCTGAGAGAGAAAGGTTATCAGATCACCAACACCAATGGTGAAGATCTCGACCTGGATTTCAGCGCTGTACAAAAGAACCAGTATGAGGCCATTACGGCGCTGGAGATCTTTGAACATCTTGTTTCCCCATTCAATGTGCTATCCCGGATAGAAAAAGGTAAGTTAATCGCCTCTGTACCTCTAAAACTTTGGTTTGCCTCCGCCTATCGATCAAAAACAGACGCACGGGATCGCCATTATCACGAATTTGAAGATTGGCAGTTTGACTGGCTCTTGGAAAAGGCGGGATGGCGTATTAAAAAGCGTGAAAAGTTCACCAATCCGGTCAGGAAGATCGGTATTCGGCCAATCCTTCGCCGCTTTACTCCACGATATTACCTGGTCTATGCGGAAAAAGGGTTATGAGGTTTGCCATAATCATCCCGGCGTATAACGAAGAGTCTAATCTTCCCAAGACCTTACAATCGTTGGTTGAGCAAAGTCTGTTGCCTACCCAACTCATTGTCGTTAACGATAACTCTACAGACGATACCTTTAAGATCGCCTCTGACTTTTCCCAAACCCATCACTTTATCAAGGTTATAGACCGAATGTCCGAAGCCGTTAGCCTTCCCGGGGCCAAGGTTATTGAGACTTTTTATGCAGGACTTGAGCACATAGACCATGAGTTCGATGTAATCTGCAAGTTTGATGCAGATTTAAGCTTTCCCTCTAATTACCTGGAATCCTTGGCCAATGAGTTTAAAACTGAACCAAGTTTAGGTATGGTCGGAGGGTTTTGTGAGGTAGAAAAAGACGGCAAATGGGTCTTGGAAGACCTGACAGGAAAGGATCATATTCGAGGTGCATTAAAAGCCTATCGCAAAGCCTGTTTCGACGATATAGGCGGCTTGAAGAAGGCCATGGGATGGGACACCATAGATGAGCAGTTGGCCCGATACTATGGCTGGAAGGTAAAAACCCTGGATCATTTAAGAGTGAAACACTGGAAGCCTACTGGCTCCACTTACAAATCTAAAAATGGTCGTTTGCAAGGAGAGGCTTTTAAACGCATGCGGTTCGGATTTACCCTCAGTTTGATCGGTCTTACCAAACTGGCACTGAAGAAAAAGAGTCTAAAATATTGGTTTGAAGGTCTTAGCGGCTATTTAAACTGCAAAGAAGAAGCATTGGTGACCCCAGATCAAGGAACTTTCATTCGTAAATGGAGGTGGCAGAAGATTAAGAAAAAGTTATTCTGAATTCCTAAAAAGAGAGACTTAAATTAGTCCTACTTTTACATTAAAATAGACCTGATCATGAAGAAATTTCTGCTCGTTTTATTCGGGATCACCCTGATTGGATGTCAGGAGCAGTCCCAGGATACCATAGATGAGACCTCCGGGACAAATACGGATGTGAACAAGGAAAGACCAAAGAATATCATTCTATTGATAGGCGATGGTATGGGCTTAAGCCAGGTGAGCGCTGCCCAATTCTATAAGGAAGGAACTCCGTCCTTTGAACGATTCCCGGTAGTTGGCCTGAGCAAGACCTCATCCTCTGACCAGCTGATCACGGACTCTGCCGCCGGAGCCACTGCCTTCGCGTCGGGAGTTAAGACCTATAACGGTGCTGTCGGAATGAATAGAGACTCCATCTCCGTTCCTACCATATTGGAGCAAATGTCAGAACAGGGATATCATTCTGGTGTGATCGCTACTTCTTCCATCACGCATGCCACACCTGCTGCATTCTACGCCCATGTGAAAAGAAGAGGGCAAGCAGAGGACATAGCCTCACAAATGCCGGCCTCCGGTGTAGACTTTTTTGCGGGAGGAGGATTACAATATTTCAACCACCGCAGTGACGGTGCAGACCTGATACAGGAGTTGGTCGATAGTGGCTTTGCCGTGGACACGACCAGCATAGAGACACAGCTTACAGCGGAAAAGCAAGCTTATCTTTTAGCGGCCGATGGCATGCCACGAATGTTGGACGGAAGGGGAGATTTCCTTCCCAAGGCAACGGCCAAAGCAATTGAGCAATTGAATTCTGGAGACAAAGGATTCTTCTTAATGGTAGAGGGATCCCAGATCGATTGGGGTGGTCATGCCAATGAGACGGATTATCTGGTGTCTGAGCTATTGGATTTTGACCAGGTTATCGACCAGGTGCTGGATTTTGCAGAAAAGGACGGACAGACCCTGGTCATTGTAACTGCCGATCACGAGACGGGTGGATTCACCTTATCAGACCTGGATGGAGATTACAACCAAGTAAACGGAACCTACAGTACCGGGGGGCACTCTGCGACCATGGTTCCTGTTTTCGCATATGGACCGGGCAGCGAGTCGTTTGGAGGAACTTATCCTAACAATGAAATCTATTTTAAAATGGTCCGCGCAATAGGTTTGGTTGTAGACTAAAGGGTAGAATTCTCCAGCTTTAATTCCGTATTTTAGCACTTTTCCAATATGAAGTACCTGGCGGATATAGGTTCGTATTTTATGATGTGGAGGGCCATCTTCAACCGCCCGACCAAGCGTTCCGTTATGCGGGAACTGATCTTTAAGGAGATCGACGAACTGATCATTAATTCCCTGGGTATAGTAGCTTTTATTTCTTTCTTTGTTGGCGGTGTTGTGGCTATACAAACAGCGCTGAACATCGATAACCCGCTTATTCCTGTTTACCTCATCGGGTTCGCAACAAGACAGTCCATCATCCTGGAATTTGCCCCCACCTTTATCTCGATCATCATGGCCGGAAAGATGGGTTCTTTCATCACCTCCAGCATTGGCTCCATGCGGGTGACCGAGCAGATCGATGCCTTAGAAGTGATGGGGATCAATTCATTGAATTACCTGGTCTTTCCAAAGATAGTCGCCTTATTATTCTATCCTTTTGTAATTGCGATCGCTATGTTCTTAGGGATTCTTGGCGGATGGGTCGCAGGTGTATACGGAGATTTTTCGTCCTCGGAGGCATTCATCCAGGGATTACAGGAAGACTTTAAGCCATTTCATATTTTTTATGCCTTTGTGAAAACCCTGGTTTTCGCCATGATTTTGGCCACCGTCCCCAGTTGGCAAGGTTATTTCATGAAAGGAGGAGCTTTGGAGGTCGGCAAGGCCAGTACAAACTCCTTTGTTTGGACCAGTGTATTGATCATTCTGGCTAATTATATCATTACATCTTTATTGCTGAGCTGATGATACGGGTAGAGAGTCTATACAAAAGTTTTGGCGAGGAGCCCGTGCTTAAGGGGATCACAACCACCTTCGAGCAAGGTAAGACCAATCTGATAATCGGGCAAAGCGGGAGTGGTAAAACCGTTTTCTTAAAATGCTTATTAGGTCTTTTTACCCCAGAGGAAGGCAGGATCTTCTTTAAGGAACAGGCCATAGACGAGATGAATATCGATCAGCAGCGCAAGTTGCGTGAAGATATGGGAATGGTCTTCCAAGGAAGTGCCTTGTTCGATTCCATGAATATCGAGGAAAATGTGATGTTCCCCCTACGCATGTTTAGTGAAAAACCACGTGAGGAAATGCTGGAACGGGTAAATGAGGTTTTGGCCCGGGTCAACCTGGAAGGGGTAAACAGCAAATATCCTTCTGAGATATCTGGTGGGATGCAGAAACGGGTAGCTATTGCCAGAGCAATTGTTAACAATCCGAGCTTTTTATTCTGTGATGAACCCAATTCGGGTCTCGATCCACGGACAGCCATCTTGATAGACAATCTGATACAGGAGATCACTAAGGAATACAATATAACTACTGTTATCAACACCCACGATATGAACTCGGTAATGGAGATAGGAGAAAATATCGTCTTCCTGGAAAAAGGAGTATTAGCCTGGCAAGGTAACAACCGGGAGATCTTCATGACGGACAACAAGAATGTGACCAATTTTGTGTACTCCTCGGACCTTTTCAAGAAGATTAGGGAGATTCAGATCAAGGAAAAGTAAATTTAACGCAGGACCAGGGTATCGATCTTCAGCCTGGCTTTTAAGAACTCGTACAACCTGGCTTTGTCACTCTCCACATCTCGCCTGCGCGCATTGTCCTTCCAATAGGTATTGAAATAATTGACAGTATCCACCTTCCCCCCTCGTTCTACCAGGGTAACCGAATAGGAGAACTCCTCGAGGTTGGGATAATTGATCTTCACCTCTTTATTGATCTCTTCGAATGGGATCAGGTCATCCTCAATTTTACTCAAAGCATTCACCTTTCTTTGCAGTGAGTCGATCAGGGAATTCTTATCACTGATTACCAATGAGTCTCGTGATCGAATGGCCTCCAGGTACTTGACTTCATTGTCTCTATCGTCAAAACGACCGGACTGATTGATAACCAATTCACAGTCACGCAAAGCACTATAGGTCTGCATCCTGTTTTCAAGCACTAAAACCGTGGATTCAGGAATTTGCTCTACTCCAAAGGACATTAGCTCTATGGTCGATACATCATCATATCGATACTGAAACGTGGCGTACTTCTTCATATATGAAGAGTTGGGAAGTGCGTCCAGCTCGGTTTCGATAAATCGTTTGGCGGCTGTCTCGAAGCTACTTTCTTTCAATACCCGATAAAAGGTCACGCCAGCAGGAACCATGACCAGCACGGCAAAGAATGACGCTATCCTAGAGGTATTTCTCCGTTTGCGTGAATTAGCATATTTGATCAATGGGAAACGCAGGATTCGAAGGATCAACCAGGTTGCCAGTGCTATGAAAATACTGTTGATCAGGAATAGATACATGGCACCGGCGGCATACCTCCAACCATCAGGATTACCCAATATTCCTTCTGCGAGGCCATAACCAACCGTACAAAGTGGTGGCATCAGGGCTGTGGCAATTGCCACTCCGAAGATCACCGAGGCGATGGTCCCTTTCTTGGTCCTTGCAATGATCAGGGCCGCACCACCAAAAAATGCGATCAATACATCACGTATGTCCGGTCGTGTACGGGCTAATAATTCCGAGGACTCTTCCCTCAGTGGGAACAACCAAAAGAACAACAAGGCTGTGATCACACTAAGCGCAACCATTACCCCGAAATTCTTAAGGGCCTTACGCAGGGTGTCAATATCGTTTGTGGCCACTGAAAGTCCTAAGCCCAAAATCGGACCCATCAGTGGAGAAATAAGCATGGCCCCTATAACTACTGCCGTAGAGTTGGCATTCAATCCTATGGAGGCGATGAAGATAGAACAAACAAGGATCCAGGCGGTGGCACCTCGGTAAGGAATATCGGCCTTTATGGCCTCGATAGTTGCAGGACGATCTACTTCCTGACGTATATCGAGCAACTTGGACAAAAAGCCAGAGATGCTCCTATACAAGCCCTTGGCATCTTGTTCTACTGCTTTACGCTGGTCCTCTATGTGCTTATTGACATCTTCGTTTTCCATACATCAGGTATACTGATCTCCAAAATTTGAATTGACTTTTTGGAGCAATTCCTTGATCTCTTGTTGCTTCTGTTTAGGAAAGATAAGTAAAACATCGTCCTTATCCACTATGATATAGTCATCCAGGCCATCTACCACAACCAATTTCTCTTTGGATGTGTAGATCATATTGGAGTTGGCATTGTCCAAAAGTGGTTTAGCCCGAACTACTGCATTCTCGGATGGATCATCAACCATTTTCTCAAAGAGCGCACCCCATGTTCCCAGATCATTCCAATCAAAGCTGGCATTTTTGACCCGCACATTGGCGGCTTTCTCCATGATTCCGTAGTCTATTGAGATGTTCTCCGCCTTTGGATAAGTGGAATTGATGAACTCCATTTCACCATCCGTGTGATATGAATCATCTCCCTCCGAAAATAATGCGTACATCTTCGGGAGAAACTCCTTAAAAGCTTTCAGTATGCTCCGGGCACTCCAGATGAAGATACCTGCATTCCACAAGAAATTTCCTGATTCCAAAAACTGTTTGGCGGTGTCGTAGTCAGGTTTTTCACAAAACCGCAAGACGGAAGGAATATCCTTTGTGTCAGTTTTGTCTTTTTCAATATATCCATAACCCGTGTTGGGGAAGTCAGGAACAATTCCCAAGGTAACCAACACATCTTCTTGGGCACAAAGATCAAAGCAGGCCAAAACATCATCTTTAAAGGCCAACTCATCCTCTATCCAGTGATCGCTTGGGGCAACCAGCATCAAGGCATCCGGATTCTCCTTGTAAATACGCATAGCAGACCACAGTATACAGGGTGCTGTATTCCGCATAGCCGGTTCCGGAACCACCTGGTTCTTATCAATTTCAGGTAATTGCTCACAAACTAACTCTGTATAGCTAGCATTGGTCAGCACGTTGATCTGAGAGGCAGGAACAAATTGGTTTAGCCTACTAAAGGTTTTTTGCAGCAGGGATTGCCCCGTTCCCAGCATGTCGTGGAACTGCTTAGGAAATGAAGAAGTGCTGACCGGCCAAAAACGCGAGCCAATACCTCCCGCCATGATGACGGCATAATAATTATTGTTCATGAAACTATTGGATTAAATTGACTTCGGCCATGGGATTGAACAGGTAAAGCCTTCCCGTTTTCACTTCAACGCATTCGAAGCGCTTAACCCGTTTTGCTCCCCGTCGAAATACCCGTCCGTTGTACAACTTGAAGTAACCACCCATGGGCACCTCAAAGATATAGTATTTGTCGTTGGGCGGATCGTACTGTTTAAGTGATAAGGCGAGTGCAGGATCAGAATCGCTGCTGGCCCGGGGATTCTTAAAATGTCGAGCTAATTGTGGCAATACTTCAGAAGGAAAAACTTGTGGCCTGATAAAAGGCAGCATCATTTGCTGAAAGGTATGCTTCCATTCCCTGCCGTGTGGTTTAATTTGCCGCCCGTATTTCTTGTACGCCACTAAATGCGCCAATTCGTGGATCAAGGTCATCAAAAAACGATAGGGATTCAGGTTAGCATTGACCGTTATCTGGTGAGTTCCGTCTGGTCGCAGTCGATAATCCCCATGACGCGTTACCCGCTCATTGACGATCTTTAAATGCACCTCATGAATTTTGATCAGTTCCAGGCAGGCCGAAACCGATTCAGAGGGCAGGTATTTTTCCAGAGTGTTGTCCATCCTTAGGGTGTGGTACTGGATACCGGTAATATCTTCCCATTGTAGTATCGATTGCCATTGAGGGCAAAATCCAGAACAAAGCTCGCCATTTCCTTAGCCGAGATTGGTGCTTTGTAACCTGGAAAGGCCTCTTCCAACATTTCGGTCTGTACAGCACCTAAAGCTAGGCCATTGAATGAAGGGCCGGAATCTTTGTATTCCTCTGCAAGTACCTCGATCAATGTATTAAGAGCTCCCTTACTGCTGGAATAAGCTGTAAGACCCGGGAACTTGGCACTTCCCTGAACTCCTCCCATACTACTGATCCCAACTACGTGCCCTTTCTTACCCATAAAAGGAAGGAGTTGTTGAGTAAGATGCATCACGCCGAAAACATTGACCTGATAACACTGCAGAATCTCTTCTGCCTTTAGTTGAGAGAATGGTTTGTTTACCAGATTTCCTGAATTATGGATCAGTATATCTACCCTACCCCAATGTTCACCTATATAGTCCGCAACTTTGATAAGGTCGCCTTTTTGAGTGATATCGCAAGGTAGACAGTGACAGTTGGTAAGCCCCAATCCTGAAACCGGAACGGCATCCCTGGACAGCGCAATTACCTGGTGTTCCGTATCGGCTAACAGACCGACCATCTGGTAGCCAATACCCCTGCTGGTCCCTGTGATTATAATATTCTTTCCCATAATCTAAAGATAAAGAAAACCCGTTATCGACTTCTGGGATAACGGGCTTCTATTATTTTGCACATTGTGTCAGATCAGGCGAACATAGTCACCGGATTCTCCACATAATTTCTCAATGTCTGAAGGAAGGCAGCACCCGTCGCGCCATCAACCGTTCGGTGATCACAGGCCAAAGTAACTGTCATGGTGTTTCCAACGGCGATCTGACCATTCTTAACCACCGGTTTTTGAACGATGGCACCTACCGACAGTATTGCCGAATTCGGTTGATTGATGATGGAGGTAAACTCCCTGATCCCAAACATGCCCAGATTGGACACCGTAAAGGTGCTTCCCTGCATTTCGTCCGGGGTCAATTTCTTGTTCCTCGCTTTACCCGCCATTTCCTTGACCTGGGCACCAATTTGAGAGAAGGTCATTTGATCTGCAAATTTCAATACAGGAACTAATAAACCATCTTCGACCGCAACTGCCACTCCGATATGGATGTGTTTGGCAATACGGGTTACTCCATCTGCCCAGCTAGAATTGACCTGAGGATGTTTTCTCAGTGCCATGGCACAGGCCTTTACCACCATATCATTAAACGAGATCTTGACATCAGGATCCGAATTAATGGCCGTTCTTGAGGCTATGGCGTGATCCATATCAAACTCCACGGTCAGATAATAGTGTGGTGCCGTGAATTTGGACTCTCCAAGACGACGCGCTATGGTCTTTCTCATCTGAGAATTGGTAACCTCCTCAAACTGCTCTTCGCCTACAGGCATGTAAGCAGCAGGACCAGCAGCAGCTGGTTGGTAATTTTCAATATCCCGCTTGATGATCCTTCCATTCTCTCCAGATCCCTGGACTCGGCTTAGATCTATTCCTTTCTCGGCTGCCAGTTTCCGGGCTAGTGGCGAAACAAATAGTCTACCGCTTGTGGCTGCAACTGGAACTGCTGCAGGTGGTGCTGGCGTTGGTTTAGGTGCCGGAGCTGGAGCCGATGGTGCCGGAGCTGGAGCAGCAGCTTTTTCAACTACAGGTGCAGTCTCTTTCTTCGCTGCAACCGGAGCCGCACTAATTCCGGAAACATCTGTTCCGGCAGGTCCAACGATGGCAAGCAGCGCATCTACTTTGGCCGTTTGGCCCTCAGGAATCCCAATTTTCAAAAGGGTCCCGGAATAAAATGATTCAAACTCCATGGTGGCCTTGTCGGTCTCGATCTCGGCCAGGATATCTCCTTCCTCAATGGAATCTCCTTCTTTTTTTAACCAGCTGGCTACCGTGCCCTCTTCCATAGTGTCACTAAGTCTGGGCATAGTGATGATCTCTACTCCTTCAGGTAATTCAGTAGTAGTTGTTGCCTCCTCTGCAACCGGAGCCACTTTTTCCTCAGTCTCTTCCTCAGCAGCAGCAACTGGTGCATCTCCACTTAACAAGGCACTGATATCTTCTCCTTCCTCACCAATAATGGCCAGTAAGGCATCTACGTTGGCGGTTTCTCCCTCGGCTATACCGATATGCAGGAGAGTGCCTTCGTAAAAGGACTCAAACTCCATGGTGGCTTTGTCGGTCTCGATCTCGGCCAGGATATCCCCTTCAGCTACCTGATCTCCGACCTTTTTCAGCCAGGAGGCTACAGTTCCTTCTTCCATGGTGTCGCTTAAGCGCGGCATGGTGATAATTTCCGCCATAGCTATAGTTTATGTGGTAAGAATGGATAGTCTTCTTGTTCGTAGACAGCTTCGTACATGACGTTGAGTTCCGGGTATGGAGAATCTTCCGCAAACTGCTCGCACTCTTTAACCAACTCCTTTACCCGATCGTTGATCGCCCCGATCTCGTCCTCGGTGGCGTATTTCTTTTTGTAGATGATATCCAATACGTAATCGATGGGGTCTTCATCCTTCATTCTCTCAACCTCTTCCTTTGTTCGGTAATGCTGGGCATCACTCATGGAGTGACCCCTATACCTGTAGGTTCTGATCTCCAGGAAGGTTGGACCACCGCCTTTACGGGCGCGGCTGATCGCCTCGTCCAATTCCTTGGCAACTACTTCCGGTTTCATTCCGTCTACCGGACGACAAGGCATATCGTAACCCAATCCAAGTTTCCAGATCTCACTATGGTTGGCTGTTCGCTCTACAGATGTCCCCATGGCATATCCGTTGTTCTCTACACAGAATACTACCGGAAGATTCCAAAGCATCGCCAAGTTAAAGGTCTCATGCAATGATCCTTGCCTGGTCGCCCCATCCCCCATAAAGGTCAAGGTCACCGCATCCCTGCCGAAGTACTTATCGGCGAATGCCAAACCAGCACCCAAAGGAATTTGTCCTCCAACTATACCGTGACCACCATAAAATCCGTGTTCCTTGGAGAAGATGTGCATAGAGCCTCCAAGTCCCTGAGATGTTCCTGTTCCCTTTCCGTACAGTTCCGCCATCACTTTTCTTGGGTCAACCCCCATTCCGATTGGTTGAGGGTGATTTCGGTAGGCAGTGATCATCTTGTCCTTGGAAAGATCCATGGCGTGCAAGGCTCCCGCCAAAACAGCTTCTTGTCCGTTATAGAGGTGCAGAAATCCCCGTACTTTTTGCTTGATATAAACCTGGGCCAGCTTGTCCTCAAACTTCCTCCAGAACAACATATCCTCGTACCACTTGAGATAGGTCTGCTTGGTTATTTTCTTCATCTAGTTGACTATATCCCCGTTGGGGTTTTTCAGAAAAACAAAAATACTATTTTCTCACCTTCTAAAAAACCACTCAAATTAAAATGTGCGAAAACGTTAGAGGTAAGAATCATCGAAGGTAAATGGCAAGAGATCAGCGACTGAGGAGGCCTTGTAGATCGGCCCCTCCCCTCCCTTAAAGTAGATGGGTATTGCGCAATTCTGTCTCAGTTCATACTGAGCGATTGCCTGCCTGCAAACACCGCAGGGTGCTACTGGTTCCGGATTGTCCTTGGACCTGGCTCCACCCACTACCACCAGCGTCTTTATGAGTGGATCGGAATAACGGGAAGCGGCTTGATGAATAGTGGTTCTCTCTGCGCACAATCCCACTGGAAAGGAAGCATTCTCCTGATTGTTCCCACTCACGATCTGTCCATCACCCAACAAGACAGCGGCACCGACCGTAAAGTCCGAAAATGGGGCATAAGCCCTGTCCCGGGCTTCTCTAGCATGAGTGTATAATTCCTGAATGTCGACCGGCAGATCATCCAGCCTCTCATAGATCTCGAATTCTGCTCTGAAAACGAGCTTCTCCAAAGCGCCTAGTATTCGCTATACTCTTCCCCAAAGGAGAAGGTCAGACCAAATCGTAGTGTTCCCTCCAACGGGCTCCTGACCGCCGAAGTCGAAAATAGATAAGAGATATCGAAGTTGATTGTGGTATACCTGAACCCAGCTCCCAGAGATAGAAACTGACGGGAACCCTTATTGGGATTCTCGTAGAAGTAACCTGTCCTGAAGGCAAAGACATTCTGATACCAGTACTCCGCGCCAAAGGCCCAGGTCATTTCCTGAAATTCTTCTGAGAAGCCATCTGGGGCATCACCCCAAGAGGAGAAAAGTGCCGAGAACCAGCTTTCATTATACCAGTCGTCTTCTCGATTGATCACGCCGTCCCCATTGGAGTCACTAGGAGTAGGCACTAAAAGCTTGTTCATTTCTAGGTTAAGACCAATCGTGTTATAACCGTCCAGGATGAAGTCAAATCCACCGCCAATGGCAAAGTTGGTCGGCAGGAAATTCTCCTGCCCCAGATCATCATATTTCAATTTCGGTCCAATATTCGAAATGTTGAATCCGGCTCTCCAACGACCGTTAAAATCACTGTATGCGATCTCCTCACTTTGATAATATCCTGCAATATCAACCGCAAATGAGTTAGCCGCCGAGGCATCTTCTATGGCCGCCTGGATCTTAAGATCAGATCGCAGGTATCGACCCGCTACCGCAAGAGAGAACTGATCACTTAATCTT contains:
- a CDS encoding ABC transporter ATP-binding protein codes for the protein MIRVESLYKSFGEEPVLKGITTTFEQGKTNLIIGQSGSGKTVFLKCLLGLFTPEEGRIFFKEQAIDEMNIDQQRKLREDMGMVFQGSALFDSMNIEENVMFPLRMFSEKPREEMLERVNEVLARVNLEGVNSKYPSEISGGMQKRVAIARAIVNNPSFLFCDEPNSGLDPRTAILIDNLIQEITKEYNITTVINTHDMNSVMEIGENIVFLEKGVLAWQGNNREIFMTDNKNVTNFVYSSDLFKKIREIQIKEK
- a CDS encoding DUF389 domain-containing protein is translated as MENEDVNKHIEDQRKAVEQDAKGLYRSISGFLSKLLDIRQEVDRPATIEAIKADIPYRGATAWILVCSIFIASIGLNANSTAVVIGAMLISPLMGPILGLGLSVATNDIDTLRKALKNFGVMVALSVITALLFFWLFPLREESSELLARTRPDIRDVLIAFFGGAALIIARTKKGTIASVIFGVAIATALMPPLCTVGYGLAEGILGNPDGWRYAAGAMYLFLINSIFIALATWLILRILRFPLIKYANSRKRRNTSRIASFFAVLVMVPAGVTFYRVLKESSFETAAKRFIETELDALPNSSYMKKYATFQYRYDDVSTIELMSFGVEQIPESTVLVLENRMQTYSALRDCELVINQSGRFDDRDNEVKYLEAIRSRDSLVISDKNSLIDSLQRKVNALSKIEDDLIPFEEINKEVKINYPNLEEFSYSVTLVERGGKVDTVNYFNTYWKDNARRRDVESDKARLYEFLKARLKIDTLVLR
- a CDS encoding 3-oxoacyl-ACP synthase III family protein; protein product: MGIIISGTGSYLPQKVTTNEGFEDHNFYQQDGSPFGSENTRIIEKFEAITGISERRYLADNMVTSEIAYRAADRAIADAEIDAETLDYIIVAHNYGDVKHGTQQSDTVPSLGSRVKHLLRIKNPSCVAYDILFGCPGWVEGIIQAQAFIRSGMAKRCLVIGAESLSRVIDKHDRDSMIYSDGAGACIVEESTSGDNGILSFESATFTYDEAHFIYFGESNNQDVSDARRYIKMYGRRIYEFAITHVPTAMKSCLDKSGLPIDQLHKVFIHQANEKMDEAIIKRFYQLYGKDTPTDVMPMTIEKLGNSSVATVPTLYDMVRRGELEGHSVKPGDVILFASVGAGMNINAIVYRV
- a CDS encoding glycosyltransferase family 2 protein, with the translated sequence MRFAIIIPAYNEESNLPKTLQSLVEQSLLPTQLIVVNDNSTDDTFKIASDFSQTHHFIKVIDRMSEAVSLPGAKVIETFYAGLEHIDHEFDVICKFDADLSFPSNYLESLANEFKTEPSLGMVGGFCEVEKDGKWVLEDLTGKDHIRGALKAYRKACFDDIGGLKKAMGWDTIDEQLARYYGWKVKTLDHLRVKHWKPTGSTYKSKNGRLQGEAFKRMRFGFTLSLIGLTKLALKKKSLKYWFEGLSGYLNCKEEALVTPDQGTFIRKWRWQKIKKKLF
- a CDS encoding methyltransferase domain-containing protein — translated: MYDSTYPKKRYQHTLKFLKEHINKEERILDLGVSNPFSEILREKGYQITNTNGEDLDLDFSAVQKNQYEAITALEIFEHLVSPFNVLSRIEKGKLIASVPLKLWFASAYRSKTDARDRHYHEFEDWQFDWLLEKAGWRIKKREKFTNPVRKIGIRPILRRFTPRYYLVYAEKGL
- a CDS encoding alkaline phosphatase; translation: MKKFLLVLFGITLIGCQEQSQDTIDETSGTNTDVNKERPKNIILLIGDGMGLSQVSAAQFYKEGTPSFERFPVVGLSKTSSSDQLITDSAAGATAFASGVKTYNGAVGMNRDSISVPTILEQMSEQGYHSGVIATSSITHATPAAFYAHVKRRGQAEDIASQMPASGVDFFAGGGLQYFNHRSDGADLIQELVDSGFAVDTTSIETQLTAEKQAYLLAADGMPRMLDGRGDFLPKATAKAIEQLNSGDKGFFLMVEGSQIDWGGHANETDYLVSELLDFDQVIDQVLDFAEKDGQTLVIVTADHETGGFTLSDLDGDYNQVNGTYSTGGHSATMVPVFAYGPGSESFGGTYPNNEIYFKMVRAIGLVVD
- a CDS encoding MlaE family ABC transporter permease: MKYLADIGSYFMMWRAIFNRPTKRSVMRELIFKEIDELIINSLGIVAFISFFVGGVVAIQTALNIDNPLIPVYLIGFATRQSIILEFAPTFISIIMAGKMGSFITSSIGSMRVTEQIDALEVMGINSLNYLVFPKIVALLFYPFVIAIAMFLGILGGWVAGVYGDFSSSEAFIQGLQEDFKPFHIFYAFVKTLVFAMILATVPSWQGYFMKGGALEVGKASTNSFVWTSVLIILANYIITSLLLS